In Carya illinoinensis cultivar Pawnee chromosome 7, C.illinoinensisPawnee_v1, whole genome shotgun sequence, the following are encoded in one genomic region:
- the LOC122314774 gene encoding uncharacterized protein LOC122314774, whose product MRSCMCCTRPAIVPTPTENNTFGSPIAFRVLAPHARNTSARSATSRVSVVRASIVDSYGSSFDFVNRMEKTWLISQQPRPVGCSSCNSNGHVECKWCGGTGFFILGDNMLCQVPSRNTSCVICGGMGSMCCSDCKGTGFRAKWLGEPPISK is encoded by the exons atgagGAGCTGTATGTGTTGTACTAGGCCTGCGATTGTGCCGACGCCAACTGAAAATAACACCTTCGGGTCTCCGATTGCCTTTCGGGTCCTTGCTCCTCATGCTAGAAACACCTCTGCAAGGTCCGCCACTTCTAGGGTTTCAGTTGTCCGGGCTTCTATCGTGGACTCATACGGTAGCTCCTTCGATTTCGTCAACCGCATGGAGAAAACCTGGTTAATCTCTCAG CAACCAAGGCCAGTTGGTTGTTCTTCTTGCAACTCAAATGGGCATGTTGAATGTAAATGGTGTGGTGGTACGGGCTTCTTTATTCTTGGTGATAACATGCTCTGCCAAGTACCTTCAAGAAACACCAGTTGCGTAATTTGTGGTGGAATG GGATCAATGTGTTGCTCGGATTGTAAGGGAACAGGTTTTCGTGCCAAGTGGTTAGGAGAGCCTCCTATTTCCAAGTAG
- the LOC122316872 gene encoding lariat debranching enzyme, translating into MRIAVEGCMHGDLDTVYKTLQYAEKKHGFKIDLLLCCGDFQAVRNEEDLESLNVPRKYRSMNSFWKYYSGEELAPYPTIFIGGNHEASNYLWELYYGGWAAPNIYFLGFAGVVKFGNIRIGGLSGIYNSRNYYLGHHERPPYNESTIRSVYHVREYDVQKLMQVEEPVDIFLSHDWPLGITDYGKWEELVRRKPYFKKEIQERTLGSAAAAQLLEKLKPPYWFSAHLHCKFAALVQHGEVGPLTKFLALDKCLPGRPFLQILELESEPGPYEIQYDEEWLAITRRFNSIFPLTRKRANLGTLDLQKEDCHQWVRNRLQERGAKPFEFVQTVPCYNPSQSGSSGSFSGYPRNPQTESFLQFLELPYILDNMSEAKDLSYSPASLLQSGSFDDNSEAIPIDDVDELEELAEEMFSNKKKETEISRVYNYLLSASTPRKARTLIMERRPVVFSVLLFMVVLHSVAASPSTSANLLFNFYAASCPAAEFMVRNTVRSASSADPTVPGKLLRLLFHDCFVEGCDASVLLQGNGTEQSDPANRSLGGFSVIDSAKRVLEIFCPETVSCADIVVLAARDAVEMAGGPVIRIPTGRRDGMVSAASNVRPNIVDTSFSVDEMINLFSSKGMSLDDLVTLSGAHTIGTAHCSAFSDRFQKDSKGKLSLIDTSLNSTYADELIKQCPADSSPSVLINNDPYTSFMFDNQYYRNLLSHRGLFQSDSVLFNDERTRKQVEDFANDQVGFFESWGQSFFKLTSTGVKTGDEGEIRRSCSATNM; encoded by the exons ATGAGGATAGCAGTAGAAGGTTGTATGCATGGCGACCTCGACACCGTCTATAAAACCCTACAGTACGCAGAAAAgaaacatggtttcaaaatAGACCTCCTCCTCTGCTGCGGCGACTTTCAG GCTGTGAGGAATGAAGAGGATCTTGAGAGCCTAAACGTGCCAAGAAAGTACCGCTCCATGAACTCGTTTTGGAAGTACTATTCGGGTGAAGAGCTAGCTCCGTATCCTACTATCTTCATCGGCGGAAACCACGAGGCATCCAATTACTTGTGGGAATT GTACTATGGAGGATGGGCAGCgcctaatatatattttttgggattTGCTGGAGTGGTCAAGTTCGGGAACATTCGCATTGGTGGACTTTCTGGAATTTACAACTCACGCAATTATTATTTAG GACACCATGAAAGGCCTCCTTATAATGAGAGTACAATCAGATCTGTGTATCATGTTCGTGAATATGATGTCCAAAAACTCATGCAAGTTGAGGAACCGgttgatatttttctttcacatGATTGGCCTCTTGGCATCACTGATTATGGGAAGTGGGAGGAGCTTGTTCGACGCAAACCATATTTCAAGAAGGAG ATTCAAGAAAGGACTCTTGGAAGTGCAGCAGCTGCTCAACTTCTTGAAAAATTGAAACCACCTTATTGGTTTTCAGCTCATCTACACTGCAAATTTGCTGCCCTTGTTCAGCATGGGGAAGTTGGCCCACTGACAAAATTTCTTGCACTTGATAAATGTCTTCCTGGGCGCCCATTTTTACAG ATACTTGAACTCGAATCAGAGCCTGGACCCTATGAGATCCAGTATGATGAAGAATGGCTAGCAATAACGAGGAGGTTTAACTCTATCTTTCCTTTGACCAGAAAACGTGCAAATCTTGG GACTTTAGATCTTCAAAAGGAAGACTGTCATCAATGGGTCAGGAACAGGCTACAAGAAAGAGGGGCCAAACCTTTTGAGTTTGTTCAAACAGTTCCCTGTTACAATCCCTCTCAATCTGGTTCCAGTGGTTCCTTTTCTG GATACCCCAGGAATCCTCAAACAGAATCTTTCTTGCAGTTTCTAGAACTTCCTTATATTCTTGATAACATGTCAGAAGCCAAGGACCTATCCTACAGTCCTGCTTCCTTGCTTCAAAGCG GTTCTTTTGATGACAACAGTGAAGCCATTCCCATTGATGATGTAGATGAACTGGAAGAACTTGCAGAAGAA ATGTTTTCTAATAAGAAGAAAGAGACTGAAATATCACGCGTTTACAATTACTTACTGTCTGCTTCGACTCCCAGAAAAGCAAGGACCCTTATTATGGAGAGAAGACCAGTTGTTTTTTCTGTGCTACTCTTCATGGTTGTTCTGCACTCAGTTGCTGCTTCTCCTTCTACTTCTGCCAATCTCTTATTTAACTTCTATGCAGCTTCATGCCCTGCAGCTGAGTTTATGGTCAGAAACACAGTGAGATCAGCTTCTTCTGCCGACCCAACTGTCCCTGGGAAACTCCTTCGCTTGCTGTTCCACGATTGCTTCGTGGAG GGTTGTGATGCATCTGTGCTGTTGCAAGGAAACGGGACAGAGCAAAGTGATCCAGCAAACAGATCTCTAGGAGGATTTTCTGTAATAGATTCGGCTAAAAGAGTGCTCGAAATCTTCTGTCCAGAAACTGTTTCTTGCGCTGATATTGTTGTTTTGGCTGCTAGAGATGCTGTTGAGATG GCTGGCGGACCAGTTATTCGGATTCCAACAGGAAGGAGAGATGGGATGGTTTCGGCAGCTTCAAATGTCAGGCCCAATATTGTTGACACGAGTTTCTCTGTGGATGAGATGATAAATCTCTTCTCTTCTAAAGGGATGTCCTTGGATGACCTTGTCACCCTTTCAG GAGCTCACACCATTGGAACAGCTCATTGCAGTGCATTCAGTGATCGATTTCAAAAGGACTCCAAAGGGAAGCTCTCACTCATTGACACATCCCTTAACAGTACTTATGCAGATGAGCTAATCAAACAGTGCCCTGCAGATTCGAGCCCCTCTGTACTCATAAATAATGATCCCTATACATCCTTCATGTTTGACAACCAGTACTACCGAAATCTTTTATCCCATAGAGGGCTATTCCAATCAGATTCTGTTCTCTTCAACGATGAAAGAACCAGAAAACAAGTAGAGGATTTTGCAAATGACCAAGTTGGTTTTTTCGAGAGTTGGGGTCAGTCATTTTTTAAGCTTACTAGCACTGGAGTGAAAACAGGTGACGAAGGTGAAATTCGAAGATCTTGTTCAGCAACAAACATGTAA
- the LOC122315000 gene encoding spindle and kinetochore-associated protein 2 isoform X1 produces MEHSYEHHQATDSLVNLFTKANHDLTVVQHRLEKEFQQVYPDNANPMKLVSRIKKIQEDLLTLKEQCHELLAAKQDLIDKAQTTLVGNRSLLQRMQASVGIPLTSDSDDPAYANFNQEDKLKLITFWSSNLQVVDEWAVQVRSRTGDEQHKSDSKDINKLLFSAIVQTN; encoded by the exons atggagcACAGTTACGAACACCATCAAGCAACGGACAGCTTGGTGAACCTCTTCACAAAGGCGAACCACGATCTGACCGTGGTTCAGCACAGGCTCGAGAAGGAGTTTCAACAAGTGTACCCAGACAAT GCAAATCCAATGAAATTAGTGTCTAGAATAAAGAAGATACAAGAAGATCTGTTGACCTTGAAAGAACAGTGTCACGAACTTCTGGCAGCCAAACAG GATTTGATTGATAAGGCTCAAACTACTCTTGTTGGGAACAGAAGTTTGCTGCAGCGGATGCAAGCTTCTGTGGGCATTCCCCTTACCAGTGATTCTGATGACCCTGCATATGCTAATTTCAACCAG GAAGACAAGCTCAAGCTCATCACCTTTTGGTCGTCAAATTTGCAGGTCGTTGATGAGTGGGCAGTTCAAGTCAGATCTAGGACAG GGGATGAGCAGCACAAATCGGACTCTAAGGATATCAACAAATTACTCTTCTCAGCTATAGTTCAAACCAACTGA
- the LOC122315429 gene encoding protein TIC 55, chloroplastic isoform X2, whose amino-acid sequence MPTRRKRRRKVITTFLWVLAVKKSGEVRGSWRTTIGRKNGTRFTSPRTCPMTHLWVSPCMTSISSCIGTGIGSFAVTRIAAPTGKVWLAKLSEGQLIDGRLECLYHGWQFDGDGKCVKIPQLPAEAKIPRSACLRTYEVRDSQGVVWVWMSQKTPPNLNKLPWFENFARPGFQDTSTTHELPYDHSILLENLMDPAHIPISHDRTDWSAKREDAQPLGFEVTERTDRGFAGWWGKAKDKPLPNFLRFEAPCVLQNNRELVDENREKHYFTGLFLCRPTGQGKSMLIVRFGTTKRSPLAKLFPQWYFHQNGAKVFEQDMGFLSSQNEILMKSKVATKELYLNLKSSDTWVSEYRKWMDKVGHGMPYHFGHSTISLPKEPAVVEHAPAGLVAGVSASAPAKGGIGTMYAPNLANRYFRHVIHCKGCRTVIKAFQAWKNALSVMALTLTALAILVSGRQWKALLLVLATVCSAGAYGCSTAVALNTTNFIRTHRRL is encoded by the exons ATGCCAAccaggaggaagaggaggaggaaggtGATCACAACGTTCTTGTGGGTCCTCGCAGTGAAGAAGAGCGGCGAGGTGAGAGGGTCGTGGCGGACTACGATTGGACGGAAGAATGGTACCCGCTTTACCTCGCCCAGGACGTGCCCGATGACGCACCTCTGGGTCTCACCGTGTATGACAAGCATATCGTCTTGTATCGGGACGGGAATCGGCAGCTTCGCTGTTACGAGGATCGCTGCCCCCACAGGTAAAGTCTG GTTAGCAAAGTTATCTGAAGGCCAATTGATTGATGGAAGACTAGAATGTCTGTACCATGGCTGGCAATTTGATGGCGATGGTAAATGTGTGAAGATACCCCAG CTTCCAGCTGAGGCCAAAATTCCTCGATCAGCTTGCCTCAGAACGTATGAGGTGAGAGACTCACAAGGTGTTGTGTGGGTATGGATGTCACAGAAGACACCACCGAACCTTAATAAACTACCTTGGTTTGAGAACTTTGCCAGGCCAGGTTTTCAGGATACTTCCACCACCCACGAGCTTCCTTATGATCACTCCATACTTCTTGAGAATCTCATGGATCCCGCCCACATTCCAATTTCACATGACAGAACAGATTGGAGTGCAAAAAGGGAGGATGCTCAACCATTAGGTTTTGAGGTGACTGAACGTACTGATCGAGGATTTGCGGGCTGGTGGGGTAAAGCAAAGGATAAACCTCTGCCAAATTTCTTACGATTTGAAGCACCTTGTGTTCTTCAAAATAACCGGGAACTTGTTGATGAGAATCGGGAGAAGCATTACTTCACAGGCCTATTCCTTTGTAGACCAACTGGGCAAGGGAAATCCATGCTTATTGTAAGGTTTGGAACAACAAAAAGATCCCCCTTGGCGAAGTTGTTCCCACAATGGTACTTCCATCAGAATGGAGCTAAGGTATTTGAGCAAGATATGGGTTTCCTCTCGTCCCAAAATGAGATTCTAATGAAGTCTAAAGTTGCCACCAAGGAGCTGTACCTTAATCTAAAATCCTCGGACACATGGGTATCTGAATACCGTAAGTGGATGGACAAAGTAGGGCATGGAATGCCGTATCATTTTGGGCACAGCACCATTTCATTGCCCAAAGAGCCTGCCGTGGTGGAACATGCACCGGCCGGACTGGTTGCTGGAGTTTCAGCTTCTGCACCAGCTAAAGGAGGGATTGGAACAATGTATGCTCCAAACTTGGCAAACAGGTATTTCCGGCATGTAATCCATTGCAAGGGATGCAGAACCGTCATTAAAGCTTTCCAAGCCTGGAAAAATGCCCTTTCTGTTATGGCTCTTACACTGACCGCATTGGCAATCCTAGTGTCTGGAAGGCAGTGGAAGGCCCTTCTTTTAGTACTGGCAACCGTGTGCTCTGCTGGAGCTTATGGATGCTCAACTGCCGTAGCACTGAATACAACCAACTTCATTAGGACACATAGGAGATTGTAA
- the LOC122315431 gene encoding zinc finger CCCH domain-containing protein 22 translates to MGSEEERLLEDQLECQLHDQRDSLATLNEALASDPANPELLSVHEELVQAIKDAEEGLFHLKRARLLREADSALHGSNPTSEDVKVEPLDSADIEPEPLEEQICSVGSKCRFRHTDGRWYTGRVLESDSFDSAKISFLTPTSENMLMCKFFLQQRCRFGTNCRLSHGVDVPLSSLKKYIPTIWDQSLVGSSIWAISDSKSGIWREAELESWDDKLGEGQVVFRDDGSSAKLGPDAISLSEYAQVSDDEESDSGSEQSDSSNYEEDSQGIGFLESTTQQRGIQTETTIFAKWENHTRGIASKMMANMGYRDGMGLGASGQGMLNPISVKVLPPKQSLDHALESCEGEETNGSQGKKRSRGGKRKRDKKFAALARAAKEEEELRPDVFSLINNQLTMHSEALNGGSGKKQQNRGSGEGKKVDRRALIAYDDEVKDLRMRIEKLEEMVNRNRKEKLVYEAAMRKLNETRKALVEAEAAQASASNAVVSGEKEKRWLKF, encoded by the exons ATGGGGAGCGAGGAAGAAAGACTTCTAGAGGACCAGCTGGAGTGTCAATTGCATGATCAAAGAGATTCACTTGCTACTCTAAACGAAGCCCTAGCCTCTGACCCTGCCAATCCCGAGCTTCTCTCG GTTCACGAGGAGCTTGTTCAGGCAATAAAAGATGCAGAGGAAGGACTTTTTCACCTAAAGCGTGCACGATTGCTACGAGAAGCTGATTCGGCGCTCCATGGTTCCAACCCTACATCTGAGGATGTTAAAGTCGAGCCTCTTGACTCAGCAGACATTGAACCGGAACCACTGGAGGAGCAAATTTGCTCCGTTGGATCAAAGTGTAGATTCCGTCACACTGATGGCCGATGGTACACGGGTCGAGTCCTTGAGTCAGACAGTTTTGATTCTGCAAAGATTTCTTTTCTTACACCAACATCCGAAAATATGTTG ATGTGCAAGTTCTTTCTACAACAACGATGTCGATTCGGTACAAATTGTCGCTTATCACATG GTGTTGATGTCCCATTGTCCTCCTTGAAGAAGTACATCCCAACAATTTGGGATCAGTCACTTGTGGGTTCCAGTATTTGGGCAATATCAGATAGTAAATCTGGCATTTGGAGAGAAGCTGAACTTGAATCGTGGGATGACAAACTTGGAGAAGGGCAAGTTGTTTTCCGAGATGATGGAAGCTCTGCAAAGCTTGGGCCAGATGCAATCTCATTATCTGAATATGCCCAAGTGAGTGATGATGAGGAGAGTGATTCTGGCTCTGAACAGTCTGATTCTAGCAATTATGAAGAGGATTCACAAGGTATAGGGTTTCTTGAAAGCACCACCCAGCAGAGAGGAATCCAGACAGAAACTACCATATTTGCCAAGTGGGAGAATCACACTCGGGGTATAGCTTCAAAAATGATGGCCAATATGGGTTATCGTGATGGGATGGGTTTAGGAGCTTCTGGACAGGGAATGTTGAATCCCATCAGTGTGAAGGTCCTTCCACCAAAGCAATCTCTTGATCATGCTCTTGAGTCTTGTGAAGGTGAAGAGACCAACGGGAGTCAAGGGAAGAAGCGGAGCAGAGGTGGTAAGAGGAAACGTGATAAGAAGTTTGCAGCTTTGGCTAGGGCAGCAAAGGAAGAAGAGGAATTGAGACCAGATGTCTTTAGTCTTATCAATAACCAACTCACAATGCATAGTGAAGCTCTAAATGGTGGGTCAGGAAAGAAGCAGCAAAATAGAGGTTCTGGGGAGGGGAAGAAAGTAGATAGGCGGGCTCTGATTGCTTACGATGATGAGGTAAAGGACCTGAGGATGCGAATTGAGAAGCTTGAAGAAATGGTTAACAGAAACCGGAAGGAGAAGTTGGTTTATGAAGCTGCCATGAGAAAATTAAATGAGACTCGCAAAGCTTTAGTGGAGGCTGAGGCAGCTCAGGCATCAGCATCAAATGCAGTTGTAagtggagaaaaagaaaaaagatggctCAAGTTTTAA
- the LOC122315172 gene encoding VQ motif-containing protein 33-like, whose product MEKHSSMTSSPASPTATTFVQADANTFRDLVQKLTGSSADLEKLPVTFPSKLSSKAFTSGDPTAPRRSPFKLHERRHTHTMRKLEIKLGLTTLRNNSPRPNHRFESPVHSPVTPLRSESLFRMSSGTESPSSPAISDEDKAIADKGFYLHPSPLSTPRGIEPPQLLTLFPLSSPSQQTRE is encoded by the coding sequence ATGGAAAAACACAGCTCAATGACTTCGTCCCCGGCATCACCTACGGCGACAACCTTTGTGCAAGCCGACGCAAACACCTTCAGAGACCTTGTCCAAAAGCTCACCGGCTCATCCGCTGACTTGGAGAAGCTTCCCGTCACCTTCCCTTCAAAACTCTCCTCCAAGGCCTTCACTTCCGGTGATCCCACGGCCCCTCGCCGGTCACCCTTCAAGCTCCATGAGCGAAGGCATACCCACACCATGAGAAAGCTCGAAATCAAGCTGGGCCTCACCACCCTCCGCAACAACTCGCCCCGCCCAAATCACCGATTTGAATCACCGGTTCACAGTCCTGTCACCCCCCTGAGGTCCGAGTCACTGTTCCGAATGAGTTCAGGTACCGAGTCTCCGTCATCCCCGGCCATCTCGGACGAAGATAAGGCTATAGCCGATAAGGGATTTTACTTGCACCCATCGCCGCTGAGTACGCCGAGAGGCATCGAACCACCACAGCTCTTGACCTTATTCCCACTGAGTTCGCCGAGCCAACAAACACGAGAATAG
- the LOC122315000 gene encoding spindle and kinetochore-associated protein 2 isoform X2: MEHSYEHHQATDSLVNLFTKANHDLTVVQHRLEKEFQQVYPDNANPMKLVSRIKKIQEDLLTLKEQCHELLAAKQDLIDKAQTTLVGNRSLLQRMQASVGIPLTSDSDDPAYANFNQVVDEWAVQVRSRTGDEQHKSDSKDINKLLFSAIVQTN; the protein is encoded by the exons atggagcACAGTTACGAACACCATCAAGCAACGGACAGCTTGGTGAACCTCTTCACAAAGGCGAACCACGATCTGACCGTGGTTCAGCACAGGCTCGAGAAGGAGTTTCAACAAGTGTACCCAGACAAT GCAAATCCAATGAAATTAGTGTCTAGAATAAAGAAGATACAAGAAGATCTGTTGACCTTGAAAGAACAGTGTCACGAACTTCTGGCAGCCAAACAG GATTTGATTGATAAGGCTCAAACTACTCTTGTTGGGAACAGAAGTTTGCTGCAGCGGATGCAAGCTTCTGTGGGCATTCCCCTTACCAGTGATTCTGATGACCCTGCATATGCTAATTTCAACCAG GTCGTTGATGAGTGGGCAGTTCAAGTCAGATCTAGGACAG GGGATGAGCAGCACAAATCGGACTCTAAGGATATCAACAAATTACTCTTCTCAGCTATAGTTCAAACCAACTGA
- the LOC122315429 gene encoding protein TIC 55, chloroplastic isoform X1: MASSCISPATTPTHFSSHTSQPKMALLHSFPFHNTLLSVSLSTPPAHKLTVLPPLLYISQPLRQPLPVRKSNSKCVAVADIKAVSPIDANQEEEEEEGDHNVLVGPRSEEERRGERVVADYDWTEEWYPLYLAQDVPDDAPLGLTVYDKHIVLYRDGNRQLRCYEDRCPHRLAKLSEGQLIDGRLECLYHGWQFDGDGKCVKIPQLPAEAKIPRSACLRTYEVRDSQGVVWVWMSQKTPPNLNKLPWFENFARPGFQDTSTTHELPYDHSILLENLMDPAHIPISHDRTDWSAKREDAQPLGFEVTERTDRGFAGWWGKAKDKPLPNFLRFEAPCVLQNNRELVDENREKHYFTGLFLCRPTGQGKSMLIVRFGTTKRSPLAKLFPQWYFHQNGAKVFEQDMGFLSSQNEILMKSKVATKELYLNLKSSDTWVSEYRKWMDKVGHGMPYHFGHSTISLPKEPAVVEHAPAGLVAGVSASAPAKGGIGTMYAPNLANRYFRHVIHCKGCRTVIKAFQAWKNALSVMALTLTALAILVSGRQWKALLLVLATVCSAGAYGCSTAVALNTTNFIRTHRRL, from the exons aTGGCTTCATCTTGCATTTCCCCTGCAACAACACCTACTCACTTCTCCAGTCACACTTCACAACCAAAAATGGCTTTGCTGCATTCATTTCCCTTCCACAACACTTtactctctgtctctctatcGACCCCACCTGCCCACAAACTAACTGTACTACCTCCCCTTCTTTATATTTCACAACCCCTCAGACAGCCACTACCTGTAAGAAAAAGCAACAGCAAGTGTGTTGCAGTCGCTGACATTAAAGCTGTGTCTCCAATTGATGCCAAccaggaggaagaggaggaggaaggtGATCACAACGTTCTTGTGGGTCCTCGCAGTGAAGAAGAGCGGCGAGGTGAGAGGGTCGTGGCGGACTACGATTGGACGGAAGAATGGTACCCGCTTTACCTCGCCCAGGACGTGCCCGATGACGCACCTCTGGGTCTCACCGTGTATGACAAGCATATCGTCTTGTATCGGGACGGGAATCGGCAGCTTCGCTGTTACGAGGATCGCTGCCCCCACAG GTTAGCAAAGTTATCTGAAGGCCAATTGATTGATGGAAGACTAGAATGTCTGTACCATGGCTGGCAATTTGATGGCGATGGTAAATGTGTGAAGATACCCCAG CTTCCAGCTGAGGCCAAAATTCCTCGATCAGCTTGCCTCAGAACGTATGAGGTGAGAGACTCACAAGGTGTTGTGTGGGTATGGATGTCACAGAAGACACCACCGAACCTTAATAAACTACCTTGGTTTGAGAACTTTGCCAGGCCAGGTTTTCAGGATACTTCCACCACCCACGAGCTTCCTTATGATCACTCCATACTTCTTGAGAATCTCATGGATCCCGCCCACATTCCAATTTCACATGACAGAACAGATTGGAGTGCAAAAAGGGAGGATGCTCAACCATTAGGTTTTGAGGTGACTGAACGTACTGATCGAGGATTTGCGGGCTGGTGGGGTAAAGCAAAGGATAAACCTCTGCCAAATTTCTTACGATTTGAAGCACCTTGTGTTCTTCAAAATAACCGGGAACTTGTTGATGAGAATCGGGAGAAGCATTACTTCACAGGCCTATTCCTTTGTAGACCAACTGGGCAAGGGAAATCCATGCTTATTGTAAGGTTTGGAACAACAAAAAGATCCCCCTTGGCGAAGTTGTTCCCACAATGGTACTTCCATCAGAATGGAGCTAAGGTATTTGAGCAAGATATGGGTTTCCTCTCGTCCCAAAATGAGATTCTAATGAAGTCTAAAGTTGCCACCAAGGAGCTGTACCTTAATCTAAAATCCTCGGACACATGGGTATCTGAATACCGTAAGTGGATGGACAAAGTAGGGCATGGAATGCCGTATCATTTTGGGCACAGCACCATTTCATTGCCCAAAGAGCCTGCCGTGGTGGAACATGCACCGGCCGGACTGGTTGCTGGAGTTTCAGCTTCTGCACCAGCTAAAGGAGGGATTGGAACAATGTATGCTCCAAACTTGGCAAACAGGTATTTCCGGCATGTAATCCATTGCAAGGGATGCAGAACCGTCATTAAAGCTTTCCAAGCCTGGAAAAATGCCCTTTCTGTTATGGCTCTTACACTGACCGCATTGGCAATCCTAGTGTCTGGAAGGCAGTGGAAGGCCCTTCTTTTAGTACTGGCAACCGTGTGCTCTGCTGGAGCTTATGGATGCTCAACTGCCGTAGCACTGAATACAACCAACTTCATTAGGACACATAGGAGATTGTAA